A region of Streptomyces sp. NBC_01750 DNA encodes the following proteins:
- the glgX gene encoding glycogen debranching protein GlgX, translating to MSSAAEQETVQEGVRGELPGPLPAVGVNGRHRETGARRPAVWPGAPTPLGARFRVGPDGVAGTNFALWAGGAEAVELCLFGDEGGSVTETRLPLTELTHEIWHGFVPEVRPGQRYGFRVHGRWDPWTGARWNPAKLLLDPYARAVDGEFRLPAEVYGHVRDWPQQHVADTVRDDRDSAPYVPKGVVVHDDAPDDEWTDDRRPKTPWADSVIYELHVRGFTKLHPGVPEELRGTYAGLAHPAATEHLVRLGVTAVELLPVHQYAHEDHLLRRGLRNYWGYNSIGYFAPHAAYSASGTSGQQVGEFKRMVQALHAAGIEVILDVVYNHTAEAGELGPTLSLRGIDNRGYYRLQSDPRTYADYTGCGNTLHVVQPHVLRLITDSLRYWVTEMGVDGFRFDLAAALARSMHDVDMLSPFLAVIAQDPVLRRVKLIAEPWDVGNGGYQVGAFPPLWTEWNDRYRDAVRDFWRGALPDVRDLGYRLSGSSDLYAWGGRRPYASINFVTAHDGFTLRDLVSYEQKHNEANGEGNRDGTNDNRSWNCGAEGETDDAQINALRRRQLRNLLTTLLVSTGVPMLVAGDEMGRTQGGSNNAYCQDNEIGWVDWSLREQPGPRGLLELTTRLLALRHSHPVLRRRAFFSGRARAADGLRDLAWFTPHGTEMTERDWYAPASTLALYLSGRDIPGRDARGAEVTDDSFLTVLHSADRPTSFRLPGPPWAQAYELVVDTSREDQETAPGTVHPGGETVTVPARSVLLLRVRT from the coding sequence GTGTCTAGCGCAGCCGAGCAGGAGACAGTGCAGGAGGGGGTGCGGGGCGAACTTCCCGGCCCACTCCCGGCGGTCGGTGTCAACGGCCGCCACAGAGAGACAGGTGCCCGCAGGCCGGCCGTATGGCCGGGGGCGCCGACGCCGCTCGGGGCGCGTTTCCGGGTCGGACCCGACGGGGTCGCGGGCACGAACTTCGCGCTCTGGGCGGGCGGGGCGGAGGCGGTGGAGCTGTGCCTGTTCGGCGACGAGGGCGGTTCCGTCACCGAGACGCGGCTGCCGCTGACCGAGCTGACCCATGAGATCTGGCACGGCTTTGTGCCCGAGGTACGGCCGGGGCAGCGGTACGGCTTCCGGGTGCACGGCCGCTGGGACCCGTGGACGGGCGCGCGATGGAATCCGGCGAAGCTGCTGCTCGATCCGTACGCACGCGCGGTGGACGGCGAGTTCCGACTGCCCGCCGAGGTGTACGGGCATGTGCGCGACTGGCCGCAGCAGCATGTCGCGGACACGGTGCGGGACGACCGGGACTCGGCGCCGTATGTGCCCAAAGGCGTCGTCGTCCACGATGACGCCCCCGACGACGAATGGACGGACGACCGCAGGCCCAAGACGCCGTGGGCGGACTCGGTCATCTACGAGCTGCATGTGCGCGGGTTCACCAAGCTGCATCCGGGGGTTCCGGAGGAACTGCGGGGCACGTACGCGGGTCTCGCGCATCCGGCGGCGACAGAGCATCTGGTGCGGCTCGGGGTGACGGCGGTCGAGCTGCTGCCGGTCCACCAGTACGCGCACGAGGACCATCTGCTGCGGCGCGGCCTGCGCAACTACTGGGGCTACAACTCCATCGGCTACTTCGCGCCGCACGCCGCGTACTCGGCGAGCGGGACGAGCGGTCAGCAGGTCGGCGAGTTCAAGCGGATGGTGCAGGCGCTGCACGCCGCCGGGATCGAGGTCATCCTCGATGTGGTCTACAACCACACGGCGGAGGCGGGTGAGCTGGGCCCGACGCTGTCGCTGCGCGGTATCGACAACCGCGGCTACTACCGGCTTCAGTCGGACCCCCGGACGTACGCGGACTACACCGGGTGCGGCAACACCCTGCATGTGGTGCAGCCGCATGTGCTGCGGCTGATCACCGATTCGCTGCGCTACTGGGTGACCGAAATGGGGGTCGACGGCTTCCGCTTCGACCTGGCGGCGGCGCTGGCGCGCTCCATGCACGATGTCGACATGCTCTCCCCCTTCCTCGCGGTGATCGCGCAGGATCCGGTGCTGCGGCGGGTGAAGCTGATCGCCGAGCCGTGGGACGTGGGCAACGGCGGCTACCAGGTGGGGGCGTTCCCGCCGCTGTGGACGGAGTGGAACGACCGCTACCGCGATGCCGTACGGGACTTCTGGCGCGGCGCGCTGCCCGACGTGAGGGACCTCGGATACCGGCTGTCGGGCTCCAGCGATCTGTACGCCTGGGGCGGCCGGCGGCCGTACGCGTCCATCAACTTCGTGACCGCGCACGACGGGTTCACCCTGCGCGATCTGGTCAGTTACGAGCAGAAGCACAACGAGGCCAATGGCGAGGGCAACCGCGACGGCACGAACGACAACCGGTCATGGAACTGCGGCGCCGAGGGCGAGACGGACGATGCGCAGATCAACGCGCTACGGCGGCGGCAGCTGCGCAATCTGCTGACGACGCTGCTGGTGTCGACGGGGGTGCCGATGCTGGTCGCGGGCGACGAGATGGGCCGTACACAGGGCGGCAGCAACAACGCCTACTGCCAGGACAACGAGATCGGCTGGGTGGACTGGTCACTGCGCGAGCAGCCGGGCCCGCGCGGACTGCTGGAGCTGACGACCCGGCTGCTGGCGCTGCGCCACAGCCATCCGGTGCTGCGCCGCCGTGCCTTCTTCTCGGGCCGCGCGAGGGCGGCGGACGGGCTGCGGGATCTCGCCTGGTTCACGCCGCACGGCACGGAGATGACGGAACGGGACTGGTACGCCCCGGCGTCGACGCTGGCGCTCTATCTCTCCGGCCGCGACATCCCAGGACGTGACGCGCGCGGGGCGGAGGTGACGGACGACAGCTTCCTGACGGTGCTGCACTCGGCGGACCGGCCGACGAGCTTCCGGCTTCCCGGCCCGCCCTGGGCGCAGGCGTACGAGCTGGTGGTCGACACCTCGCGGGAGGACCAGGAGACGGCGCCGGGCACCGTGCATCCCGGTGGGGAGACGGTGACCGTGCCGGCGCGGTCGGTGCTGCTGCTTCGCGTCAGAACGTGA
- a CDS encoding L,D-transpeptidase, with amino-acid sequence MRHVLKRAGRGAAVVLTWAGLMAGLAGCTGAELDIGNKPRSPEDAIQVVPEDGAKGVGPEGPLMVKLPSGRLERVRVMQVEDGRPTEVPGVVSEDGLRWNPAEGTHLDLSAKYSVDVVALDGHGHRQARHTTFTTQIPERRFIGYFKPENRSTVGTGMIVSFDFNREIENREAVERAIRVTSEPPVEVVGHWFGKERLDLRPREYWKPGTKVTVDVRLRDVEAAPRVYGIQQKTVAFTVGRSQVSQVDATAHTMRITRDGAVLATLPITAGGPKTTTYNGKMVVSELFDVTRMNGRTVGFGGEYDIKDVPHAMRLTNSGTFLHGNYWAAPETFGSENVSHGCVGLRDVKGGSEDTPAGWFFDRTLIGDVVEVVGSQDKRVDPDNGLGGWNLDWKAWKEGSALR; translated from the coding sequence GTGAGACATGTACTGAAGCGGGCAGGACGGGGCGCGGCCGTCGTCCTGACATGGGCAGGACTGATGGCCGGGCTGGCCGGATGCACCGGCGCGGAGCTCGACATCGGCAATAAGCCGCGGTCGCCCGAGGACGCGATCCAGGTCGTCCCCGAGGATGGCGCGAAGGGGGTCGGCCCTGAGGGCCCGCTCATGGTGAAGCTGCCCAGCGGGCGGCTCGAGCGGGTCAGGGTGATGCAGGTGGAGGACGGCCGGCCGACCGAGGTCCCCGGCGTGGTCTCCGAGGACGGGCTGCGCTGGAACCCGGCCGAGGGCACGCACCTCGATCTGTCTGCGAAGTACAGCGTCGACGTGGTGGCGCTGGACGGACACGGCCACCGTCAGGCCCGCCACACCACCTTCACCACACAGATTCCCGAGCGCCGTTTCATCGGCTACTTCAAACCGGAGAACCGCTCGACCGTCGGCACCGGCATGATCGTTTCCTTCGACTTCAACCGGGAGATCGAGAACCGCGAGGCCGTCGAACGTGCCATCCGCGTCACCTCCGAGCCGCCCGTCGAGGTGGTCGGCCACTGGTTCGGCAAGGAGCGCCTCGACCTCCGTCCGCGGGAGTACTGGAAACCGGGCACCAAGGTCACGGTCGATGTGCGGCTGCGTGATGTCGAGGCGGCGCCGCGGGTGTACGGCATCCAGCAGAAGACCGTCGCCTTCACGGTCGGCCGCTCGCAGGTCTCACAGGTCGACGCCACGGCGCACACCATGCGGATCACGCGCGACGGCGCCGTCCTGGCGACTCTGCCCATCACTGCGGGAGGGCCCAAGACGACGACGTACAACGGCAAGATGGTGGTCTCCGAGCTGTTCGACGTGACCCGGATGAACGGCCGGACGGTCGGCTTCGGCGGCGAGTACGACATCAAGGACGTCCCGCACGCGATGCGTCTGACCAACTCGGGGACGTTCCTGCACGGCAATTACTGGGCCGCGCCGGAGACCTTCGGCTCGGAGAACGTGAGCCATGGCTGCGTCGGACTGCGCGACGTCAAGGGCGGCAGCGAGGACACCCCGGCCGGGTGGTTCTTCGACCGGACGCTGATCGGCGATGTGGTCGAGGTCGTGGGCTCACAGGACAAGCGGGTCGACCCCGACAACGGTCTCGGCGGCTGGAACCTGGACTGGAAGGCGTGGAAGGAGGGTTCCGCGCTGCGCTGA
- a CDS encoding L,D-transpeptidase — protein MNGQPISGASAGAGSGRGRGGAALLALVLGALLVLVTACGGGGSGKGSDDKDKKDGGKVGNAASQAVVTIAPKDGARSVATSGALKVTAEKGKLTTVTVQDDKGSAVEGKLAADGASWQPLQHLAGSTKYKVHAIAKDADGRESAKDTTFTTLVPKNTFLGQYTPEDGATVGVGMPVSVNFTRGITNPESVEKAIKVTAEPAVPVEGHWFGNDRLDFRPEKYWAAGTKVTVRLSLDGVEGRPGVYGKQSKTVKFTIGRSQVSTVDAGAHTMKVVRDGKQIKSIPITAGAPSTTTYNGQMVISEKYKVTRMNGATVGFGGEYDIKDVPHAMRLSSSGTFIHGNYWASSGTFGSSNVSHGCVGLRDVRGAYDDGTPAAWLFDRSIIGDVVIVKNSKDRQIAPENGLNGWNLSWADWTK, from the coding sequence TTGAACGGGCAGCCGATATCGGGGGCATCGGCCGGGGCGGGAAGCGGACGCGGGCGTGGGGGCGCCGCTCTGCTGGCTCTGGTGCTGGGGGCGTTGCTGGTGCTGGTCACGGCTTGCGGTGGTGGGGGCTCCGGCAAGGGCAGTGACGACAAGGACAAGAAGGACGGCGGGAAGGTCGGGAACGCGGCCTCCCAGGCGGTGGTGACCATCGCGCCCAAGGACGGCGCCCGGTCGGTAGCCACCAGCGGCGCACTCAAGGTCACCGCCGAGAAGGGCAAGCTGACCACGGTCACGGTCCAGGACGACAAGGGCTCCGCGGTCGAGGGCAAGCTCGCAGCGGACGGCGCCAGTTGGCAGCCGCTGCAGCACCTGGCGGGCTCCACCAAGTACAAGGTGCACGCCATCGCCAAGGACGCGGACGGCCGTGAGTCGGCGAAGGACACCACCTTCACCACGCTCGTCCCGAAGAACACCTTCCTCGGGCAGTACACGCCCGAGGACGGCGCGACGGTCGGCGTCGGCATGCCGGTCTCGGTCAACTTCACCCGTGGCATCACCAATCCGGAGTCCGTCGAGAAGGCCATCAAGGTGACCGCGGAGCCGGCCGTGCCGGTCGAGGGCCACTGGTTCGGCAACGACCGTCTCGACTTCCGCCCGGAGAAGTACTGGGCCGCGGGCACCAAGGTGACGGTCAGGCTCAGCCTGGACGGCGTCGAGGGCCGCCCCGGGGTGTACGGCAAGCAGTCCAAGACGGTGAAGTTCACCATCGGCCGCAGCCAGGTCTCCACCGTGGACGCCGGTGCGCACACCATGAAGGTCGTACGGGACGGCAAGCAGATCAAGTCCATTCCCATCACCGCGGGCGCGCCGTCGACCACGACGTACAACGGCCAGATGGTCATCAGTGAGAAGTACAAGGTGACCCGGATGAACGGCGCCACCGTGGGCTTCGGCGGCGAGTACGACATCAAGGACGTGCCGCACGCGATGCGTCTGTCCAGCTCGGGCACCTTCATCCACGGCAACTACTGGGCCTCGTCCGGGACGTTCGGTTCGTCGAACGTCAGCCATGGCTGTGTGGGTCTGCGCGACGTCCGGGGGGCGTACGACGACGGCACCCCGGCGGCCTGGCTCTTCGACCGGTCGATCATCGGCGACGTGGTGATCGTGAAGAACTCCAAGGACCGCCAGATCGCTCCGGAGAACGGTCTGAACGGCTGGAACCTGTCCTGGGCGGACTGGACCAAGTAG
- a CDS encoding enoyl-CoA hydratase/isomerase family protein, protein MTTVALEVSEGVGTIRLDRPPMNALDIAIQDRLRELAEEATRRDDVRAVILYGGEKVFAAGADIKEMQEMDHAAMVVRSRALQDSFTAVARIPKPVVAAVTGYALGGGCELALCADFRIAADNATLGQPEILLGLIPGAGGTQRLSRLIGPSKAKDLIFTGRMVKAEEALALGLVDRLVPAAEVYEQARAWAARLARGPALALRAAKESIDAGLETDIGTGLAIERNWFAGLFATEDRERGMRSFVEEGPGKAKFL, encoded by the coding sequence ATGACGACTGTTGCACTCGAGGTCTCCGAAGGCGTCGGCACCATCCGACTGGACCGCCCGCCGATGAACGCCCTGGACATCGCCATCCAGGACAGGCTGCGCGAGCTCGCCGAGGAGGCGACCCGCCGCGACGACGTGCGGGCCGTGATCCTGTACGGCGGCGAGAAGGTGTTCGCGGCCGGAGCGGACATCAAGGAGATGCAGGAGATGGACCACGCGGCGATGGTCGTGCGGTCCCGGGCCCTGCAGGATTCCTTCACCGCTGTCGCCCGTATCCCCAAGCCCGTAGTCGCCGCCGTCACCGGCTACGCACTCGGAGGCGGCTGCGAGCTGGCCCTCTGCGCCGACTTCCGGATCGCCGCCGACAACGCCACGCTCGGGCAGCCCGAGATCCTGCTCGGCCTGATCCCGGGCGCCGGCGGCACCCAGCGGCTCTCGCGGCTGATCGGCCCGTCCAAGGCCAAGGACCTGATCTTCACCGGCCGCATGGTGAAGGCCGAGGAGGCGCTGGCACTCGGTCTCGTCGACCGCCTCGTCCCCGCGGCCGAGGTGTACGAGCAGGCCCGCGCCTGGGCCGCACGGCTCGCGCGGGGGCCGGCGCTGGCGCTGCGTGCCGCCAAGGAGTCCATCGACGCCGGCCTGGAGACGGACATCGGGACGGGCCTCGCCATTGAACGCAACTGGTTCGCGGGCCTGTTCGCGACGGAGGACCGCGAGCGCGGGATGCGCAGCTTCGTGGAGGAGGGCCCGGGCAAGGCCAAGTTCCTCTGA
- a CDS encoding ATP-binding protein yields MAGLEGVEQPRQRGSAPVARRVPAVEDEQALKALELFGNPTDEEVRLPSRPESAATARRLTQCVVLRQWALSAQTAEHAVLLVSELVGNAVRHTGARVFGLRMLRRRGWIRIEVHDPSRGLPCLMPVQEMDISGRGLFLVDKLSDRWGVDLLPRGKTTWFEMRVSDR; encoded by the coding sequence ATGGCGGGCCTGGAGGGTGTGGAGCAACCGCGACAGCGTGGCAGCGCTCCCGTCGCGCGGCGGGTTCCGGCCGTCGAGGATGAACAGGCGCTCAAGGCTCTGGAGTTGTTCGGCAATCCGACGGACGAGGAAGTCCGACTGCCTTCCCGCCCCGAATCCGCCGCCACCGCACGCCGGCTGACCCAGTGTGTGGTGCTGCGCCAGTGGGCGCTCTCCGCGCAGACCGCCGAGCATGCGGTGTTACTCGTCTCGGAGCTCGTCGGTAATGCCGTGCGCCATACCGGCGCGCGCGTCTTCGGGTTGCGGATGCTGCGGCGTCGCGGCTGGATCAGGATCGAGGTCCATGATCCCTCCCGCGGGCTGCCCTGTCTGATGCCGGTCCAGGAGATGGACATCAGCGGCCGCGGCCTCTTTCTCGTGGACAAGCTCTCCGACCGGTGGGGCGTGGATCTGCTGCCCCGCGGCAAGACCACCTGGTTCGAGATGCGGGTCTCCGACCGCTGA
- a CDS encoding polysaccharide deacetylase family protein, with protein sequence MTSIDRRSALRAGVGAAVAGALATSCTDDSPAPPPPAPPAAPTPLPRGSRPGPAPRRFPGQPARIAHGPRDRDRVALTFHGQGDPAVARALLAEAERAGAHVTVLAVGSWLDEYPALARQILDGGHDLGNHTQRHLGISEMSETQAYAEITGCAERLRRLTGSIGTWFRPSRTRDATPLVTALAHRAGYPHVLSYDVDSLDYTKPGATAVTRNVTGQIRRGSVVSLHFGVPDTVAALPALLDDLNRRGLRAVTTTELLI encoded by the coding sequence GTGACCTCGATCGACCGCCGCAGCGCACTGCGCGCAGGAGTGGGTGCGGCCGTCGCGGGTGCCCTCGCCACGAGCTGCACCGACGACAGTCCCGCTCCGCCGCCGCCCGCACCGCCCGCCGCCCCCACGCCGCTGCCCCGCGGTTCCCGTCCCGGCCCCGCTCCCCGCCGCTTCCCCGGACAGCCCGCCCGGATCGCGCACGGTCCCCGCGACCGGGACCGGGTGGCCCTCACCTTCCACGGCCAGGGGGATCCGGCCGTGGCCAGGGCGTTACTGGCCGAGGCCGAACGGGCCGGGGCCCATGTCACCGTCCTCGCCGTCGGCAGCTGGCTCGACGAGTACCCGGCCCTCGCCCGCCAGATCCTCGACGGCGGGCACGACCTCGGCAATCACACCCAGCGCCATCTGGGCATCTCGGAGATGTCCGAGACGCAGGCGTACGCCGAGATCACCGGCTGTGCCGAGCGGCTGCGCCGGCTCACCGGCTCCATCGGCACCTGGTTCCGCCCCTCCCGAACGCGCGACGCGACCCCCCTCGTCACCGCGCTCGCCCACCGGGCCGGCTACCCGCATGTTCTCTCGTACGACGTCGACTCCCTCGACTACACCAAGCCCGGCGCCACAGCCGTCACCCGCAATGTCACCGGGCAGATCCGGCGCGGGTCGGTGGTGAGCCTGCACTTCGGCGTTCCCGACACGGTCGCCGCGCTGCCCGCACTCCTCGACGACCTCAACCGCCGCGGCCTGCGCGCGGTGACCACCACGGAGCTGCTGATCTGA
- a CDS encoding YncE family protein: MTPLAKRTTALLAGVLLALLAGCSSPPDRTEALATKAAAPPAKPRYGQHSWLRGMPPVLDPHDVYSADRPGRLSPAVNGFPSRVYVPNTNSNTVSVIDPTTYKVIQTIPVGVQPQHVVPSWDLKTLWVNNNRGHTLTPINPATGAAGKPVDVHDPYNLYFTPDGKYAIVMASLDRELVFRDAHTMKQIKSTPVSCYGVNHADFSADGRFFIVSCEFSGELLKVDTEEMKVVGRQKLPFNGAMPQDVKISPDGKTFYIADMMAHGVWVLDGEKFTTPGLLPTGKGCHGLYVSRDSREMYISNRGEGSISVFDFAQNRLTKKWTLPDGGSPDMGGVSADGKVLWLSGRYDSEVYAIDTTTGKQLARIRVGSGPHGLAVYPQPGRYSLGHTGIFR, encoded by the coding sequence ATGACTCCCCTCGCCAAGCGGACCACCGCGCTGCTCGCGGGCGTCCTGCTCGCGCTGCTCGCGGGCTGTAGCTCACCCCCCGACCGGACGGAGGCGCTCGCCACCAAGGCCGCCGCGCCGCCCGCCAAGCCCCGGTACGGGCAGCACTCCTGGCTGCGTGGCATGCCGCCCGTGCTGGACCCGCATGACGTCTACTCGGCGGACCGCCCGGGCCGGCTCTCGCCGGCGGTCAACGGCTTCCCGTCCCGGGTCTACGTCCCCAACACCAACTCCAACACCGTCTCGGTCATCGACCCCACGACGTACAAGGTCATCCAGACGATCCCGGTCGGCGTCCAGCCGCAGCACGTCGTCCCCTCCTGGGACCTCAAGACGCTCTGGGTCAACAACAACCGCGGCCATACGCTCACCCCGATCAACCCCGCCACCGGCGCCGCGGGCAAGCCGGTCGACGTGCACGACCCGTACAACCTCTACTTCACGCCCGACGGCAAGTACGCGATCGTCATGGCCTCGCTGGACCGCGAGCTCGTCTTCCGCGACGCGCACACCATGAAGCAGATCAAGAGCACCCCGGTCTCCTGCTACGGCGTCAACCACGCGGACTTCTCCGCCGATGGCCGCTTCTTCATCGTCTCCTGCGAGTTCTCCGGCGAGCTGCTGAAGGTCGACACGGAGGAGATGAAGGTCGTCGGCCGGCAGAAGCTGCCCTTCAACGGTGCGATGCCGCAGGACGTGAAGATCTCGCCGGACGGCAAGACCTTCTACATCGCCGACATGATGGCGCACGGCGTGTGGGTGCTCGACGGCGAGAAGTTCACCACGCCCGGACTGCTGCCCACCGGCAAGGGCTGTCACGGCCTCTACGTCAGCCGTGACTCCAGGGAGATGTACATCTCCAACCGCGGCGAGGGCTCCATCTCCGTCTTCGACTTCGCACAGAACAGACTGACCAAGAAGTGGACGCTGCCGGACGGCGGCAGCCCCGACATGGGCGGTGTCTCGGCGGACGGCAAGGTGCTGTGGCTGTCCGGGCGTTACGACTCCGAGGTGTACGCCATCGACACCACGACCGGTAAGCAGCTGGCCCGTATCAGGGTGGGCAGCGGTCCGCACGGTCTCGCGGTCTATCCGCAGCCCGGGCGCTACTCGCTGGGTCACACGGGCATCTTCCGCTAG
- a CDS encoding GNAT family N-acetyltransferase — translation MSKALAEILAAAARGKFPPPDGSTTVIGQPSVRDAGVMAFTAHSVVFTDEDPEWVRAELAATACDRLAAAMNPAFLSAVLARTGRSMHTIDLMTVAGALRGGPALELREIEDPEHPRVARALKFREGVRVWAADGGVLVLGRGVAGRWEAAIEVDEQARGRGLGVELAVAARHLVPDSVVWAQQSPGNARSVRTFQTAGFRPVGSEALFVAR, via the coding sequence ATGAGCAAGGCACTGGCGGAGATCCTGGCCGCGGCAGCACGCGGGAAGTTCCCGCCACCGGACGGATCCACTACCGTGATCGGTCAGCCGAGCGTCCGGGACGCCGGTGTGATGGCGTTCACCGCGCACTCGGTGGTCTTCACGGACGAGGATCCGGAGTGGGTACGGGCAGAGCTGGCCGCCACCGCGTGCGACCGGCTGGCCGCGGCGATGAACCCTGCGTTCCTTTCCGCCGTGCTGGCCCGTACCGGCCGCTCGATGCACACCATCGACCTGATGACGGTCGCCGGCGCGCTGCGGGGCGGACCGGCGCTCGAACTGCGCGAGATCGAGGACCCGGAGCACCCTCGGGTGGCACGCGCCCTGAAGTTCCGCGAGGGGGTGAGGGTCTGGGCCGCGGACGGCGGGGTGCTGGTACTCGGCCGGGGCGTCGCGGGCCGCTGGGAGGCCGCGATCGAGGTGGACGAGCAGGCGCGCGGCCGGGGCCTCGGCGTGGAACTCGCTGTGGCGGCCCGCCACTTGGTGCCGGACTCCGTGGTGTGGGCCCAGCAGTCGCCGGGGAACGCCCGCAGCGTACGGACGTTCCAGACGGCGGGCTTCCGGCCGGTGGGCTCCGAAGCCCTGTTCGTGGCCCGATGA
- a CDS encoding EF-hand domain-containing protein: MADIEEARRAFERYDLDGDGLITASEYKSVMAQLGDFHVTETVAEAVIRTKDANGDGQLTFDEFWASLNKA; the protein is encoded by the coding sequence GTGGCGGACATCGAAGAGGCGCGCAGGGCGTTCGAGCGCTACGACCTGGACGGCGACGGCCTGATCACGGCGAGCGAGTACAAGAGCGTGATGGCTCAGCTGGGCGACTTCCATGTCACCGAGACGGTCGCCGAGGCAGTGATCAGGACGAAGGACGCCAACGGCGACGGTCAGCTGACCTTCGACGAATTCTGGGCCTCGCTCAACAAGGCCTGA
- a CDS encoding STAS domain-containing protein yields MSEGLTSRPYGLLATLPGAYGRVYRRQERTVVELRGEIDIAAVTVVGAYLDVVTSVRAHEVVVDLTHVEFLDCSGLALLCRARRRTTEFGGRLCVVCARPTILRVFKAGGVLDVLRTLPTLDAALAAQGG; encoded by the coding sequence ATGTCCGAGGGGCTGACGTCCAGGCCGTACGGCTTACTCGCCACGCTCCCAGGAGCGTACGGCCGGGTCTACCGACGACAGGAACGCACCGTCGTCGAGCTGCGTGGCGAGATCGACATCGCCGCAGTGACGGTGGTCGGCGCGTATCTCGATGTGGTCACCTCGGTCCGCGCCCACGAGGTGGTCGTCGACCTGACGCATGTCGAGTTCCTGGACTGCTCCGGGCTGGCGCTGCTCTGCCGGGCCCGACGGCGCACCACAGAGTTCGGCGGCCGCCTGTGCGTGGTCTGCGCCCGGCCGACGATTCTGCGCGTCTTCAAGGCGGGCGGCGTGCTGGACGTGTTGCGTACGCTGCCGACGCTGGACGCGGCACTGGCGGCGCAGGGCGGATGA
- a CDS encoding phosphorylase family protein, translating into MTCGFGAGSPTGVTSGIFQGLHADSYLQRYPEYVSRIGAGNLTSAVIAERVRQWLRPQALLFVGVAGGLKPEARLGDVVVSTKVHYLHPGKETPEGFNARPVPGAVAHRLEQAAGIALCSETWRKWVPDEVRATWQETGPHVHFQPIIAGEVVLNSPVTPLRDQITFHYGDALAIEMESAGVARAADLSEGLRILTLRGISDHADANKGEADASGSQHRASAHAAAAAAALACELLPETAGPGGSSRAVRSAGAIDEASAPEAEWVRALMAFDDMARGDFRHSLLTDMGRTLGLPHAFMAAESSVARDHVREIVRRMNAYRDPPAARTALYAALEYARPDDGALEGLSRLLP; encoded by the coding sequence GTGACCTGCGGATTTGGCGCGGGAAGTCCAACTGGCGTCACGTCAGGGATTTTTCAGGGACTTCATGCCGACAGTTACCTACAAAGGTATCCGGAGTACGTCTCAAGAATCGGAGCTGGCAATCTGACGTCGGCCGTCATCGCTGAGCGTGTCCGCCAGTGGCTGCGCCCGCAGGCGTTGCTGTTCGTCGGCGTTGCGGGTGGACTGAAGCCAGAGGCCCGACTCGGTGACGTTGTGGTGTCGACGAAGGTTCACTACCTGCATCCGGGCAAAGAGACACCCGAAGGCTTCAACGCCCGACCGGTGCCAGGCGCTGTGGCGCACAGGTTGGAGCAGGCGGCAGGAATCGCCTTGTGCTCGGAAACCTGGCGCAAGTGGGTTCCTGATGAGGTACGAGCGACCTGGCAGGAAACCGGTCCGCACGTTCACTTCCAGCCCATCATCGCCGGTGAGGTCGTCCTGAATTCCCCGGTCACTCCTCTGCGTGACCAGATCACGTTCCACTACGGTGACGCCCTGGCCATCGAGATGGAGTCCGCCGGCGTTGCCCGTGCCGCCGACCTTTCGGAGGGCCTTCGGATACTCACCCTTCGAGGCATCAGCGACCACGCCGATGCCAACAAAGGTGAAGCCGATGCATCGGGTTCGCAGCATCGGGCGTCCGCACATGCCGCCGCCGCGGCGGCGGCCCTCGCGTGTGAGCTGCTGCCAGAGACGGCTGGACCTGGCGGTTCGAGCCGCGCCGTACGCTCTGCGGGAGCTATTGACGAGGCGTCAGCACCGGAGGCCGAGTGGGTGAGGGCCCTGATGGCCTTTGACGACATGGCCAGGGGGGATTTCCGGCATAGCCTTCTCACCGACATGGGGCGCACACTCGGCCTGCCTCATGCATTCATGGCGGCGGAATCATCCGTGGCCCGTGATCACGTGCGGGAGATCGTCCGTCGGATGAACGCCTACCGGGATCCTCCTGCTGCACGCACGGCCCTCTACGCCGCTCTTGAGTACGCTCGTCCTGACGACGGGGCCCTTGAAGGGCTGAGCCGGTTGTTGCCATGA